In Tenebrio molitor chromosome 1, icTenMoli1.1, whole genome shotgun sequence, the sequence taataaattctgaAACTAGTAGTCCCTTAAGCACACCAAACATAAATATATAGGCCgtgccaaacccaaataaccaccacctgttgaatttagttggtgaaaacaaaattacactaaatgtataatggtaattttgatattactaggaTCCTAtgtataattgaaattttttaataaacaattgtcaaaacgttgtcatgttggtatgagccaaacagtgattttcatgataatacggttagtcacactgagtgtcaacatttttttaatgtaactgagcctgcgccctgaCGAGcgattgtttatttcaaattcgaaaaacatTTCTGCTGATTTCTCgttcaatttgttttgaaaatgaattcgcgGGAGAAAGGTACAGGAAGTGAAGTcaacataaccttaactatgatttggtgtcaaattgttatacagctggtccataggCGCatattttagggtggtacagcgtgacattgacaattgtttattaaaaaattttcactaTAGATCAATCAAATCTAACtacacaacgttgccggttgattttttGGGTAGAATGcggtgttggtggttatttggttttggcaaAGACTATAGCAGttataaattacatattatcaatatgaaattacatacatacatcagtattaccacaaaaataaaaaattatccttGCTACTACATGATTGATTGCTAATTGAAAATCATAAAATATTCCTGCTAAAATGACCTGATAAAAATGTTCGTTagctttttaattaaaaagaaataatagaATAATGAACCTCAATATTATTCTATTATTTCTCCTGTGATATAAGGCAATTTTCCCTTAAAATTGGTgtaagtaattttaaattttacttcacTATTTGGTATTAAAGTCTGTCCTATCCAATTTTCCACATGTTTTGGCCTAGGTAATGAAACATTAAAGATATTGTGAACTAAACATCCAACATGATCTTTGCTTTTCTTGCTAACGACACCTTCTATAACTTTGCCTATACTTGGTttaaatataaagaaatcgGCTTGAATATCGATGTGAATAAAACTAGAGTCATCACAAATATGTCCTTCTTCTGATAAgaacttgatatttttataaccacAAAGGATTCCACCTAACCTAAAACATTATATTAATCGCTTCACTGTCTAAAGTAAAATATATGCAATATATTGGTATAAATGCAAATTACTTTACAATATTTGTTGGAACCTACTACACTTATAAATACCttgaacaaaattttccaattctcttatttaaaatatccttAACAGAATTAGTTAAATCTCCCAAGTGATAAGGATGTAATGCAATgtgatgtttcattttatgcaAGTGAACACAGGAATTGTCCTCTTTAATTAGTTTATCTAAATGTTTTAGATTAAATGTTTTcgtaaatttttgtttcttcATCTTCCTGTGTACTTTATACCTACATCAGCCAAAATGTAATGCCTACAATCAGAGGAAGTAACACTTATGTGACGtacttatgaaaaaaataatggaaCACATACCAAACACCTCTGCTAAACACCCAACAATATCTTTTTTTACATGGGGGATGGGAGTGTTACCGTAAGTGTTACTAAAGCACATTACAGGTTAAAGGAGCGGCGACGCGGCGAGCGGGTAGCGGCTAAATACCAAAGTGCTTCTTTATCTAGGCCAATGTATACAAAAGTGTATTCATGGCATGGTATAAATAACTGTCTGTACCAGCACAGTATGTACCAGACTACATTAAAAAGCACAGGGGACGGTCGGTACGCGCATGCGTCTGTAATAAccggtaaatttaaatgttaagGCTGGGATCACTGGGATACCGTATATGTATTGGGTATAGGGAAACATGGTGACATTATTTCTCGTTTTCAAGAAAAGTAATGCATTTTTAAGTTAAAAACTAAAACACAGTTTAATATTTAAGCTTCTTTATTGGCTCTGAAGTAATAGATATGGTTCCAAAGACTAAAAGTATTAAATACATAAACACCAAACTTTGTCAACTTTATGGcttaataaataagtaaaatatCAGAATTGTGACAACAttgagaaattagtcattatTCACAGCCAATAATGGATATTAAGGTTTAATTTAAGGCATCTCATAATCTATTCAGTCTTCCGGTTTCGttaaaaaacaagaaacattAAAAGATTAATTTGCTTACAATATATTGGTGACTCTGCgagaacaaaataattttacagtGTTCTGTGTTGAAACTTTACCCACACGTGACCTTTGTTAATGTGGAAAGTTTTAAGTAGATCGCACTGATCACTGAAGAAAATTAAGGTACtagatcaacacactacgtatAGAGGTACCGCCATTCCATTCCTCGCGAGAGTGGATTGTAAGATAAAGATATCAAATGCAAATTGCACAAGTGAAATAAGGAAGACAATAGTTTTggggattttttaaattaaataatggcATTactacaatgtcaaaaatatgttaggttatgtcgcccattattaatcaaaattttttaactgaaatgttttactggttgcagatatctttttaattaaaatttacaaaaacaccactaataaaacacaaacaagttaccaaatttttaatcgtttaaaaatacaatactACTCTTCTCATTCCCATATTTTTACTGTCACATTTTGCGGATCTTTCAGGTTtcaatcgctgaaaatcttcaGCCCAAAAGAAGTCATCTTTACTAAAATGTTtctgcaaattaaaataatattaagtaTACTAGAGCCACATACCTATATCACCTAACATAAGAAAAACtaaatctttactttattATCTATGTAGATACTTACACAGCAGATTTGTAGTTCACGGTTGGAGCACGAACTCACAGACAGTCTAAATTATTTTAGCCACTGTTCCCTCCGTACTCTGTTTTTGACTCCTAATATTAAATTGCTTGTTACTGTATATAAGTATATGTAACGGGTGTCTTACCGTTTGAAACATAAAAGAATtgaaatccattttttttagaacttGAACAGCCGCTAACACAACACTTGTTACTGACCATGttaaagtattaaaataaacgcaAGTAACTGAACCAAGTTAAAAGATGTAACgagaacaaagaaataaatgacaatactTAAACACAAACGAAAACTGTAACGAAATAATAAGTTAGATGAATCTTGAACTAGGATTATTAAATATGCAGCAGAATAATGACACtagtttttgtcaaattacgtcaaatcatttttagatggtgttttttttatcccCAGTTTGAGTGGATTGTGCGACAAGGACAGGCATAAAAAATCACTGATGGCGGTACCTTTatacgtagtgtgttgatGTAGTTACCTTAAAGAAAATTGTCTAGATGTTCAGTGAGTGAGTGAGTGAGCTGGAGTGAGTGAGTTACTCGCGTTTACCTGAGTTTGAAACGGTCGAAAAAGTGGATTTTCGATCacgttttttgagaaaacagtacGAGATGAACGTTTTCTCTCTTTACTACATAAATTATGAACATTTCTATTAGTGaactatgaagagaaaaatataattttgttttgacgaatttgttgaaaaaccACAAATAAAATGCTCTGCTTGGAAGCTGTGTAGGCAAAATGAAAAGAGATATTGAAAATATCTCACGTCATTCACTAGATATTGTTATGAATGTGACgcagacgaaaagtggtgtttCCTACTTGAATattagttgaaaaaaatgaaaaaaatgaagtcattTCTCAACGTTAAAATTTCACGTTGTAGACAACCAACCCTACATGCTACCTGAGCTAACAGCTTACGAAAAGGGGACTATACAAGGGTACAAATTACATCGGCGTATCacccattttaatattatgcaaatctctatcctttttttttacgtgCAATAATAATTTCCAGTAATAATACACCATGAAATAAgcacaattttttcctttatttcatgtcaaaattcacgatttaaaatattttattttatactgtccggtagatgttcgattacattatccatttgagtccggtaggttagttataacagtatcagagactgttttatttatacaaatcaaatctgacattgaaaagtgcAAAAGTCGAAAAATATTCACTTGAGTGCTTCGAAATGATCGAGTTGTAATACGAAAGTTGATTAGCAACCAcgaatgtcattttttaaaatggttgCAAGTTTTTCGTCAGAAGTTGACGACTCATGTTGAcatttgatataaaaataaaaaatgtgacactAGTATTCGCCGTtgtcttaaaaattaaaaaaaaaacatttgaaggacaataaaaaattatcgaaaaattatcgctgtaattaaaaaaataaagccttacgattggtcgaaaatgatgatgaatgaaataatcacatattatatcccaagagcaaaattttttatcggaaatttttttgctaatgaacgaaaacatccataaatgaggtcagaagaccaattattagcaaataagagcacgagacgaagtcgagggcttttatttgataataattggtcttctgaccgaataatttatggatgtttgagttcattagcaaaaaaattgccgataataaaattttgcacgaggggtatacggctgattatttcctgaatagaatgaaaacaaacgcattatttccaatcctttttattcaaaataagtaaataaaaaaaaaatcaggtaccggCATTTTTgatcagattattgcacatgtgcattttagagaaattttatcaggttattttttgttttctcgttttgattggtcaatagcaacggccattaccacaggaaaaaagatgatgcgattttcacaaaatacataatatgattttttatttttgcaataaaattatgatacagAACAGACTTCTAGtatgaaataatagtatactattactattacatgagcaagtacagaataagtaaagaataaaaatcgtTACTTGCGAGTACATAATATAACCCTATACTTTATctatagcaaatttttttgactaaTAAACCTTTAAaccttaaaaatattcaattattcacCGAAGGGACACAAGATGAAACCAACcgtttcattgtaattttaccttaaaaatattttaccataagggtcatttttgtctcattcataattcttgacaaATCAGGTAGAAACTCCGAACTAATATTCATTCCCTCATCTGCAGGGAGTAAATGCAGATTTAATCGTAATACTTTGGGAAAATACAACTACACAATGCTGCACCCTGTatttggtgaatattatagttttattagtcGGACCTTCAAAGTCAGAAAAATGTCCTATACGATCAAATTGTAGGTATATTATGtacctacaaaaaaatactaaaacaaattcttagctcaatatttttaattttttaaaatttaatgttccttttgttaaaaaaaaaatcgggagaattacaaaggaaagtcggaaaattagggcaaacttcaaaaattataatttttgtatgcactctcgatcataactgacgacatatttaagtgattttttttttttgttcggtttgttcccgggatggaaataactcaattgaaaaaatgtttttggaaaatttggagaaaaatctggaaaaacgcattccagcctaaattaaaattacatccgtttttacttttctgttgtttcgcgatctgtccaacaaatgtaattattttatttctatacCAATTTATTTCGCTATCGGATTGTTCacttgaacatcgatcttgcaatcgaaatgtaaataaaacaccttgagattcattgttatttcaaatttaatggaagaaaataaatcatcatcacaaactaatttactgaaatttggattggacaagacaacgtctgtcgggtcagctaataaataataaaatggaatgAAACAACAGTTTGCAGTGCAGCCAATTCAGATTTGGCATTGAGGACTTGTCTttccaacaaaaaattttatctcCGTATTTAGGTACGGAACAGGACAGGATCGTAATTCTCTACCCCATACTGAGCGTCTGTGACTAATTATACCTGCGTCTCTCGGTTTGTTTGACCCGTTTgaccaaaatataaatttgtaaatagagGACCCACTGTACATCAAGTTCGAAATTTCTTTCAGGTAAACGCGAGCCTTAACACGTGCAATTCGTGCAACGCAAAGATATagggcattcattttaaacgttgggtaaagttgtaatctcaaaacaccataaattacgaaagcggcaaattttcattgtatcggTACGGTAAAGTAGGAATCCCTCTGTTCATATAAAACtggtaccacgtcgtactttcaccatcttatcgacgagcaaaagaaagagacgttaaaatatccacaagtaaaaaaaaattaaaacacattttgtgatcagtgaccaaaaaaatgtaaacagattgttgattttaaataatgtatttgacaaataagattacttaataaagaaataacagtaattagtaaagtatccattacatgtatCTTTTACAGCAAGTAAAGAATAAATACGTAAACAGATAAAAGattaatcgtcatctgaatcaaattcactagatgattcaccagtattggcaacaaatgttaatggtttcaCTTAGTCTTCTAAAAGTTGATCTCGATCCcaccattctttaattttggacccgaatatattgaacacagttttagattcactgagtttcggacaagtgtcaaagcaggcaagttttattacaaaacccaacatttaaaatgaatgctcTATATCGGATATCCATTTTCAAGAAAGGACGGGCCTTCTTTGGCGTTAATTGCCTCTGTTCACTCCCGTGTTTTAtgtcaataaaataataatataatctcGATTTTCACTTGATCTACTATTAGcattctattaaaaaattaaaaaaagtaatttctatttttactAATTCCGATGCAATAGGTGGTTTTTGATTATCATTTCAGTGCGAAGTAGAAAATTACAAGTTaagctttcttttcttttactaAAGCAATAAAAGTATTGAATTGATCGCATCAGTTCATCGGGTACAAGAgacttaaaaaatgtaatcacaggcattaaatatttttttgttcgacactgtcagaatttgagaattttctcctgtgtgaacggattttgataaatgtcacaacttgtcaaaacgaaacgtcaagctaattttaatgattttaagcgatttggagcctttaagggggtcgtcgaacaaaaaaacgttgtattgaactcgttcgtgtgtaaattgggccttttttggcactcgcgagcctttaaaacactcgtttcactcgcgttttaaaatggcccactcgtgccaatttacgcacgaactcgttaaataaactactataatttatttgttatgaATATGTACAGCGTGACTTTGaaggttgtgcagatattttaacctgtgatagaACCCCACAAAAGataacgattgagccaatgatgccttatacaaatgttgatatttttcgagaaaaaggggCCCAATGATTTACCTCgccgaattgcaggggtccgttcgaaaatttgtaccttccaaatcgttatacataaataaaataattgacgctgtttgattcctgaatgtttgctgcatctgttgagtgtttactcaacaacctgctcagtcgcatatgcaaaatgtcaaaaacattttttttcaaatggcactcTGTATTTATAATTGCACtagtcgaaagcttttttgacaagctttccaaTGGTATAGGGTTTTTATAGTCGAATGTAAAAATCTAGAACTCAGAAATTAAATCTAATTAATATAGTAcatatacggggtcattataaatgtttgtaacaactagtgggcgtagcggcgcacctaaagcatagcgcacagccacctactatggtacaatcatttataatgaccccgtgtTAAGTTCTTGACAagtaaaattcattttgagacTGATAATGAttacaacaaaattgcaaagatcACGTGACAGGTTCTTCTCTATTCAAATTACCTCTACTTACAAAGCCGAGTCTTCTTtgagtgtcaaaaaaatgtcgtcCGGATAAAGGTGGAATGTCTAAAGTACTTAGACGTTCTACCAAATGGGCATAACTACTCCCGGTTGCAAGAGTCCCCCACACAGCAGAAGTAATGACAACAGATTCGGAATCCTCTGTGGCTTTTTCGGTTCGTATTGATACACATTCGTCACaaacattacatttgtaagggccaatttcataataaaattaaagtgtctttaaatttttaaagtccCTTTATGTATAAGAAACAGTTTCATAATCGTaggctttattttaatggcgCGTTAACGTACCTTTAACTTAAAGTGACATTGTAGTGCCTTTATAGTTATTTgcacaattagtgggataaaagcaatattacaggattcgagtgtgaagattgcagataacgagggcgttagcccgagttcatctgtaatcacacgaggttcctgtaatatgctttagcccacgtgttatgtacaaaattttatctaagaccgcccccaattaaaaaaaaaagtacatcttatttatttcagccagtttcattacaccactcagtggaataatgacttacttatcccactgagtggagtaatgaaatgcgcccggtaatgaagttccttattccactcaaatgagtgggataagtgtcatttatcccacgggattagataaaataatttaaaggaACCTTAAGTAAGCACACTGTGGAGCAGACATGACAGTTCGCCGTCTTGGATGTGCAGTCTGCagtgttaaaatttgtgattaGTATAAAAAGTATGGACGTAATAAACAATTCATCAAGTTCATCATCATCAGAAGatgaagaatttttgtttgtcagAAGAACGAAAGTCTACAGACAAAGGAAAAATTACTTTGAACACTATGATGATCTCGATTTCTTTGACAGATTTCGGATTAGGTACCTACAAAAGCAACTGCGATGGCTTTGTTAcatcaaatcaaaatttgctAATTTCTTCTAGCAATAACAATTCTTCCTCTTTTCTATAATTATTAGATCGCATTCTCTTGGCTTTTGGTTCACTAGccataattattgaaaaatataaataaaaaaacgcaaaaaccGGCAAAACCGACAATGTGGCTAACAATAACCACACAATAACACAAAACAGAACCTTACTTTTTCACGTGGTCAACACGAAACAAAGACGCGTAGAAGTGGATACAGTAACAACGGAAGATTCAGGCATACCAACATAATGCTCGACGGTTGTCGGAATCGATAAAGGTTACTTTAGTTAAAAAATGCTGCTATCGTTTTATGAAATGCATTTGACTTTAGTGCTTACTTAAAGTGGACTTTATTTTAAAGTTCACTTTAACAAACAGGCCGTTAACGGCctgattatgaaattgggCCTAAGTAAAAGTACTCACTACCCATTTAACTTAGGAATCTCTTTTTCTGTAGCCATTGAGAGTTGATGACTATTTACTCTAAAATAAATGTTGGTGTAATAATCTGCTACTGAACCCCAAGTAAAATTATATTCTTCACTCTCTGAAACATCATCGTTATTGACAGAAATTAACGGATGATTTTGAACTTCTGCTAATTTTGGTAGGTACGTTGCTCTCATCTCCGACtacgaaaaatgaaaaaatgacaaaggAGTAAATAACCGATACAgctattttattacttttattattttattactatccctccgccacctggcggcacggcaattttgccggagtacatacactattacggatattactatcaagtaatagtgcagtgcttatcaacataattaccggcgtctcgcctccgcattttgactttgttgtgtattatgttctgtgtcaatgttaaggaatttcctcacgatatgacatgagtatgtgttttctaaatccagaatttttaaatttttaaaaagagattccggtactattcccgttgctaaaattataagtggtaaaatagatttttttttaaaactccaaagatttctcatagcaacggagagctctaaatatttattaatttttgtgttatatgtctgtgttatattatgggaatttggaacagctatatctaaaagatatgcttgcttttgttgtttatttagaataataatgtctggtctgttatgctgaatgtgaatgtcagttaaaactgtgcgatatacaacgtgtaacagaaataagtacattaattttaactggtaatagaactcgtcaaaaggaacaacttttctatctaccattttgccgaaaaacgatgtttaattccaaaaaaaaaattggagagacttttcactaaaataaccttacgccactaaatactgcaacgGCTAATtggatcagcgctaatatgaaaaaaacatccattttcatccacaaaacgtgttttaacgccgaagtcgtatagcaaaaaatccacttcgtaagaatctggttgtttttaggtagcttagttttggagatatgaacggttttagaaaaatctttcctatttttttaagctactacgcaacgtttttcgccaaaatggcagagagaaaagttgttccttttgatgagttctattaccagttaaaattaatgtacttatttcagaaacaccctgtataaccgATACAgctattttattacttttattatttatttataataataatttataaacttactggaagaaattattttatctaaaaTTTCTTCTACAGCTGATTTTCTTGCAGCAGAAATTTTCGCTGATCTCGCGTGttttgaacgtttttttttgctttgaaaGTACTAATCGCCCCATGGTTTACACCTCGGTTTACACaaacaaacaacaatatttaagCAAACACAGCACAAAACAGTATAAAAGAAGAACCgccttttttgtattttgccgCAATGcttagtgcttattcacaatggacatatgacataagaaatacataagagatacctaagaatactttgtaaatttgggcaattggaaaataatttatgtgtccatataactcgaatatgattcttcgtatctttttgtacacaacaataatgttcac encodes:
- the Polr1F gene encoding DNA-directed RNA polymerase I subunit RPA43, producing the protein MKKQKFTKTFNLKHLDKLIKEDNSCVHLHKMKHHIALHPYHLGDLTNSVKDILNKRIGKFCSRLGGILCGYKNIKFLSEEGHICDDSSFIHIDIQADFFIFKPSIGKVIEGVVSKKSKDHVGCLVHNIFNVSLPRPKHVENWIGQTLIPNSEVKFKITYTNFKGKLPYITGEIIE